A part of Aegilops tauschii subsp. strangulata cultivar AL8/78 chromosome 2, Aet v6.0, whole genome shotgun sequence genomic DNA contains:
- the LOC109768572 gene encoding uncharacterized protein isoform X1, translating into MQAQYGPESSAQNAARITRRPTHPNPGTAHSREALSLPTPALPHRSSSSRPLQTLASSSSRRRRRRHVREEEDPRAQGGERDARPRRPRGGARLRRRAHLRLLQRHLHRKIPRTRRLSCCFSVYTADLKLLPHLASLSQHVTDLSGRETLVRITGGMKVKADRDESSPYAAMLASQDVAVRCKELGITALHIKLRATGGNKTKTPGPGAQAALRALARSGMKIGRIEDVTPVPTDSTRRKGGRRGRRL; encoded by the exons ATGCAAGCCCAGTATGGTCCAGAGAGCTCAGCGCAAAATGCAGCCCGTATAACCAGGCGACCCACGCATCCAAACCCGGGCACGGCCCACTCTCGGGAGGCTTTATCTTTGCCCACTCCTGCACTTCCCCACCGCAGCTCATCTTCTCGTCCACTCCAAACCctagcctcctcctcctctcgccgccgccgccgccgccatg TCAGGGAGGAAGAAGACCCGCGAGCCCAAGGAGGAGAACGTGACGCTCGGCCCCGCCGTCCGCGAGGGGGAGCACGTCTTCGGCGTCGCGCACATCTTCGCCTCCTTCAACGACACCTTCATCGTAAGATCCCAAGGACACGCCGCCTTTCTTGCTGCTTTTCTGTTTACACCGCGGACCTGAAACTCTTGCCACATCTGGCTTCGCTGTCGCAGCATGTCACGGATCTGTCCGGGAGGGAGACGCTCGTCCGCATCACCG GTGGCATGAAGGTCAAAGCTGATCGTGATGAATCATCCCCTTATGCAGCTATGCTTGCATCTCAGGATGTTGCTGTAAGATGTAAG GAGCTTGGAATTACTGCTCTGCACATTAAGCTCCGTGCTACTGGTGGAAACAAGACAAAAACTCCAGGTCCTGGTGCTCAAGCTGCGCTTAGAGCTCTTGCACGTTCTGGCATGAAGATTGGACGCATTG AGGATGTTACCCCGGTCCCCACTGACAGCACCCGCCGGAAGGGTGGTAGAAGAGGAAGGAGGCTGTAA
- the LOC109768573 gene encoding beta-fructofuranosidase, insoluble isoenzyme 2, translating to MVVLGGRVAWACSVLLLLQLAGASHVVYETHLLETEAAAADVPPSILDAELSTGYHFRPIKNWINDPNAPMYYKGWYHFFYQYNPKGAVWGNIVWAHSVSRDLINWVALETAIQPSIKSDKYGCWSGSATILRDGTPVIMYTGIDRADINYEVQNIAFPKNKSDPLLREWVKPRSNPIIVPEGGINATQFRDPTTAWYADGHWRLLIGALSGASRGVAYVYRSRDFMRWTRVRKPLHSAPTGMWECPDLYPVTVDGRQNGLDTSVTSSPRVKHVLKNSLDLRRYDYYTVGTYNRKTERYVPDNPAGDEHHLRYDYGNFYASKTFYDPIKRRRILWGWANESDTAVDDVAKGWAGIQAIPRKVWLDPSGRQLMQWPVEELEALRAKKPVSLKDRVVKRGEHVEVTGLRSSQADVEVSFEVPSLEGAEALDPALANDAQKLCSVRGADVEGGVGPFGLWVLASSKLEEKTAVFFRVFKAARNINSTKPVVLMCSDPTTSSLNPNLYKPTFAGFVDTDIAKGKISLRSLIDRSVVESFGAGGRTCILSRVYPTLALGKNAHLHVFNNGKVDIKVSQLTAWEMKKPALMNGA from the exons ATGGTGGTTCTTGGGGGAAGAGTTGCATGGGCATGCtcggtgctgctgctgctgcagctCGCCGGGGCGTCGCATGTCGTCTACGAGACCCACCTCCtcgagacggaggcggcggcggccgacgtGCCGCCGTCAATTCTTGACGCCGAGCTGAGCACGGGGTACCACTTCCGGCCCATAAAGAACTGGATCAACG ATCCCAACG CGCCCATGTACTACAAGGGGTGGTACCATTTCTTCTACCAGTACAACCCCAAGGGGGCCGTGTGGGGCAACATCGTGTGGGCGCACTCGGTCTCGCGCGACCTCATCAACTGGGTGGCGCTGGAGACGGCCATCCAGCCCAGCATCAAGTCCGACAAGTACGGCTGCTGGTCGGGCTCGGCCACCATCCTGCGCGACGGCACGCCGGTGATCATGTACACGGGCATCGACCGCGCCGACATCAACTACGAGGTGCAGAACATCGCCTTCCCCAAGAACAAGTCGGACCCGCTGCTCCGCGAGTGGGTCAAGCCCAGGAGCAACCCCATCATCGTGCCGGAGGGCGGCATCAACGCCACCCAGTTCCGGGACCCGACCACCGCGTGGTACGCCGACGGCCACTGGCGGCTGCTCATCGGCGCCCTCTCGGGCGCGTCCCGCGGCGTGGCGTACGTGTACCGGAGCCGCGACTTCATGCGGTGGACGCGGGTGAGGAAGCCGCTGCACTCGGCGCCCACGGGGATGTGGGAGTGCCCGGACCTGTACCCGGTCACGGTGGACGGCCGGCAGAACGGGCTCGACACGTCGGTGACGTCCAGCCCGAGGGTGAAGCACGTGCTGAAGAACAGCCTCGACCTGCGCCGCTACGACTACTACACCGTCGGCACCTACAACCGGAAGACCGAGCGGTACGTGCCGGACAAccccgccggcgacgagcaccACCTGCGGTACGATTACGGCAACTTCTACGCCTCCAAGACGTTCTACGACCCGATCAAGCGCCGCCGTATCCTGTGGGGCTGGGCCAACGAGTCGGACACCGCCGTCGACGACGTCGCCAAGGGATGGGCCGGAATCCAG GCGATTCCGAGGAAGGTTTGGCTGGACCCGAGTGGGAGGCAGCTGATGCAGTGGCCTGTGGAGGAGCTTGAGGCGCTGAGGGCGAAAAAGCCGGTGAGTCTCAAGGACAGGGTGGTGAAGCGGGGAGAGCACGTCGAGGTCACCGGGCTACGAAGCTCACAG GCTGACGTCGAGGTGAGCTTTGAGGTGCCGAGCTTGGAGGGAGCGGAGGCGTTGGACCCAGCGCTAGCCAACGACGCCCAGAAGCTGTGCAGCGTGAGGGGTGCCGACGTGGAAGGCGGCGTGGGCCCCTTTGGTCTGTGGGTGCTCGCCTCGTCCAAGCTGGAGGAGAAGACGGCGGTCTTCTTCCGGGTGTTCAAGGCCGCGCGCAACATCAACAGCACCAAGCCGGTGGTCCTCATGTGCTCCGACCCCACCAC GTCATCTTTGAACCCGAACCTCTACAAGCCGACGTTCGCAGGCTTTGTTGATACTGACATAGCGAAGGGCAAGATATCTCTGAGGAGCCTG ATTGATCGGTCCGTGGTCGAGAGCTTCGGGGCAGGAGGCAGGACCTGCATCCTCTCCCGGGTCTATCCGACCCTCGCCCTAGGCAAGAACGCTCACCTTCACGTTTTCAACAACGGCAAGGTGGACATCAAGGTGTCACAGCTCACGGCGTGGGAGATGAAGAAGCCAGCGCTCATGAACGGTGCTTAG
- the LOC109768572 gene encoding small ribosomal subunit protein uS11y isoform X2: MSGRKKTREPKEENVTLGPAVREGEHVFGVAHIFASFNDTFIHVTDLSGRETLVRITGGMKVKADRDESSPYAAMLASQDVAVRCKELGITALHIKLRATGGNKTKTPGPGAQAALRALARSGMKIGRIEDVTPVPTDSTRRKGGRRGRRL, encoded by the exons atg TCAGGGAGGAAGAAGACCCGCGAGCCCAAGGAGGAGAACGTGACGCTCGGCCCCGCCGTCCGCGAGGGGGAGCACGTCTTCGGCGTCGCGCACATCTTCGCCTCCTTCAACGACACCTTCATC CATGTCACGGATCTGTCCGGGAGGGAGACGCTCGTCCGCATCACCG GTGGCATGAAGGTCAAAGCTGATCGTGATGAATCATCCCCTTATGCAGCTATGCTTGCATCTCAGGATGTTGCTGTAAGATGTAAG GAGCTTGGAATTACTGCTCTGCACATTAAGCTCCGTGCTACTGGTGGAAACAAGACAAAAACTCCAGGTCCTGGTGCTCAAGCTGCGCTTAGAGCTCTTGCACGTTCTGGCATGAAGATTGGACGCATTG AGGATGTTACCCCGGTCCCCACTGACAGCACCCGCCGGAAGGGTGGTAGAAGAGGAAGGAGGCTGTAA